Genomic window (Candidatus Methylomirabilota bacterium):
CGACAGCGGAACTGTCGCTCGATAGACTTAGAACTTGGCTTGAGTCCAGGGACAGTATCTTGGAGCGTCATGGCCTCCGAGTTACGATCGACGCCGTCCGCTCATGGGATCGCCCAACAGATCTTGAGATGCAGCAGGCGGCCTTCACCTCCGAAACGGACATCCCATTAGAGAAGTATGGTAGCTCTCTCCACGAACTCGCGATGGACCGATTCAGAGCTGGGGACATTGAGGGGGCACTCAAACAGTTTGAGTGGATGTCGCTCCGTCGTCCAGATAACTGGTTTAGGAACAACGTGGCCTATTGCTCCATCTTGCTCGGGCGCCACTCTACGGCGCACGCCCTATTCGAGCAGATGGATTTTGGTGCAGCAGACCGAGATTGGCCCATCTGGCAGCACAACAAAGCAGTGGCCACGTTCTTGGTTGGAGACAAGACGAAAGCTCAAGCCATGTTTCGCGAAACCTGGGAGTGGCTCCGGAACCCAGCCACAGACTTTGATCCGAGAGGTGTGATCTGTATGCTTCTCCTCGGCAAGGAAGGACCCATGTCCGTTGACGGACTACCGATTGACGCGGCAGTCTTGCTAAATGCTTGTTTTGCCGAAGCCATCCCCGCAGATGATGCCCTCCCACAGGTGCGGAACCGATACCCGGAAGAATCTACGGCGTGGCTTGCACGAATCGAAGAGAGTGCTCAATAGAGCAAAGACCCGAAAGCGCGCCACTATACCTAAACGATTGCTCGATTCGCTTCAGTCCAGCCAGTCCTCGTCCTTCAGCTTCTTCGGCAGGTACGTCTTCGTCAGATACCGGAAGTCCTTGTTCGCCAGCGCGTCCAGCTCGTACTTGAGCCCGCTGCCGAGCATGCGCTTGATCTCTTCCTGCCAGGGCTTCTTCTCGAACCAGCGGTACTTCAAAAGCTCCTTCGCGCGGCTCACGTCCTTGTCGTTGAGCTTGATGCCCACGTTGCGGGGGAGGCCGTAGGCGTCGGGGTCGGCGCTGGAAAGCCCGATGAACTTGGCCTTGGGGATGGCCATGCGCTCGCTCTCGAAGGCGAGGTTGATGGAGCCCTGCTTGACGACGGAATAGATGTAGTAGCCCCACGGGTCGTTGTCGACGAGGACGTAGACGGGGAGCTTGTACTCCTCGTGGAGGCGGCGGGCCAGGCGGCGCACGCCGCGCGGGGGCTGGCCGTTGCCGGTGAGGAGCACGCAGTTGTAGCGGCGCCAGAACTTGTCCTCGGAGAGGCGGTTCCACTGCGTGCCCTTCTCGACGAGGAGGACGAAGTCCGCGGTGCAGCGGCGGATCTCGAGGTACTCGGGCTCCACGATCGACGGCACGGAGTAGCCGCCCTTGCCCAGGCGCGCGCAGTCCACGCGGTCGCCGTCGTCGCCGAACACCACGGGGCCCACGATGCTGCCGGCGTTCTCCGCGCGCACGTGGAGCTCCTCGCGGAGGGCGGCGAGGGTGACCTCCAGATCCTCGATCAGGGGGTCGGACTCGTTCTGCCCGTCGAAGGTGTTTTCGTGCGAGCCCTTCATGGTGTGCTTGGTGCGGTAGTAGATCTCGCGGAGCGACGTGGTGAGGTTCTGCCGCTGAAGCTCGCTGAGCGCGTCCGCGACCAGCACGGTCTGCATGAATTTCTTCGCCATGCCGACGTTGAAGAAGGTGCGCGCCTGCTTGCGCTTGCCGAGCTGAATGATGCCGCGCTTGGCGTCGAAGTTGACGTTGGCGAGGCTCCGCACCGGGATGGCGAGCGCCGGGTCCTTGCTCTTCTCCGCCGCGGTGATGACGGTGTCCGCCACGCTGATGAGCTTCTTCTCCACCGCCCCCACCTTCTTCGCCGCCGCTGCTTTTGCCATGTGTCTGTCCCTTTACTCGACGACCTGGTCCGCGCGCAAGAGGAAGGGCTGGGGCAGCGTGAGCCCCAGCACCTTGGCCGTCTTGAGGTTGACGGCGAGATAGTAGCGGCTGGGCCGCTCGACGGGCAGGCCGGCCGGAGTGGCGCCCTTGAAGAGCCGGTCCACGTAGGTGGCCGCCCGGCGATAGTTATCATCCAGACTCGCGCCGTACGACATCAGCCCACCCTCCTGGACGAGATTGCTCGACTCGTACATGGCGGGGATCCGATGGAGCGCGGCGAACTCCATGACGCGCTTGCGATTGAGCAAGGTCAGCGCGTCCGTCACGAGGTACATGGCGTCCGGCCGCTGCTTCGTCATGGCTGCGAAGGCCGTCTCGAAGTCATTCGGCTCGCGGACGCCGAGCTGCTGCACGGTGACGCGCAGGGTGTGGGCGGCCTTCGCCACGTTGTCGTAGCGCAGAACCATGCCCTGGTCGTCGGCGTTGTACAGCACCGCCATGCGCTCCGCCCTGGGGAGCGCCTCTTTGAGGAGCTCGAGCCGCTTGGCGCTGAGCTCGGCCGATTGGTCGGTCACCCCGGTGACGTTGCCGCCGGGGAACGCGAGGCTGTTGATGAGGCCGATGCCGTCGGCATCACCGACCAGCGCCATCACGATGGGAATGGTCGACGTGGCCCGGCGGGAGGCATTGGTCGACGGCCCCCCGGCCGTCACGATGACGTCGACTTTCTCGGCTACCAGTTCGGCGGCGAGCGTGGGCAGCTGGCCCTGCTGCCCCTCGCCAAACCGCGCGGCATACGTGACGTTCTGTCCCTCGACGTAGCCGAGGTCCTTCAGCGCCGCACGCAGCACGGCGGGCGGCGCACCATCCGGCGTGCGGGCGCCGCCGGTGAGGAAGCCCACGCGCCAGACCTTACCCTTCAGCTGCTGCGCGTGGGTGGCGGGCGGCGCGGCGAGCACGCCCAGGGCCAGGACGAGCGCGAGGACGGCCCGCAGCATCACTTGCGCCGCTTCGCGGACTTTTGCTTCGCGGACTTGGCGGCCCTCTCGGGCTTGGCCTTGGCCGCCTTCTTGGCGGCCCTCGCCGGCTTGGCCTTCACCGCCTTTGCGGCCTTCTTCCCCTTCGCCGGCTTCTCGCCCTCGGCCGCCTCCGTCTCCGCGGCGGCCGCCGCATCCGCCGCCACCGCCCGCGCCGCCTCCGGCAGCTCCGGCGCCTCGCCCTCCGTCCCCTCCGGCGTCACGATGATCGAGTGCGGCAGGCCCTCGGGGCCACTCTCGTGGCCGAGGATCTGGTCGGTCTTGGCCCCGCCGGTGCGCTTGAGGGCGATCCTCTGGAGCTGATTCTTCAGCTTCTCCTTCGGGATGCGGCCGCCCTTGAGCCGGGCGCAGGCCTCCACCACTTCCTCGATGTAGAGCTCGAAGATGTTGCGCCGGCGGAACTCGCTCTTGGCGCGCTCGCGGCGGCGGAGGAAGACGCCCAGGCGGCGGCCGCACTCCTGAAGCGCGAGCTTGATCTCCTTCCGGATCTCGTCGTAGTCGGCGATGGCTTCCTTCGACTCGCTGGTGAACGGCACCCACACGCTCGCCATGTGGACGAAGATCACCATGGGCCCGGCGGGGAGGGCACCGCGCGACTGGGCCACGCCGTAGTTCTTCCACGCGGTCTCGAGCGCGGCCTTGAAGGTGGCGCAGGCCGCCTGCTGGTAGAGGAGCGGGACGCGGTTGGCGTAGCGGATGACGCGCGCCAGCTCGTTGTCGTCCTCGGCCTCCTCGCCCT
Coding sequences:
- a CDS encoding DNA topoisomerase IV subunit A, with translation MAKAAAAKKVGAVEKKLISVADTVITAAEKSKDPALAIPVRSLANVNFDAKRGIIQLGKRKQARTFFNVGMAKKFMQTVLVADALSELQRQNLTTSLREIYYRTKHTMKGSHENTFDGQNESDPLIEDLEVTLAALREELHVRAENAGSIVGPVVFGDDGDRVDCARLGKGGYSVPSIVEPEYLEIRRCTADFVLLVEKGTQWNRLSEDKFWRRYNCVLLTGNGQPPRGVRRLARRLHEEYKLPVYVLVDNDPWGYYIYSVVKQGSINLAFESERMAIPKAKFIGLSSADPDAYGLPRNVGIKLNDKDVSRAKELLKYRWFEKKPWQEEIKRMLGSGLKYELDALANKDFRYLTKTYLPKKLKDEDWLD
- a CDS encoding ABC transporter substrate-binding protein is translated as MLRAVLALVLALGVLAAPPATHAQQLKGKVWRVGFLTGGARTPDGAPPAVLRAALKDLGYVEGQNVTYAARFGEGQQGQLPTLAAELVAEKVDVIVTAGGPSTNASRRATSTIPIVMALVGDADGIGLINSLAFPGGNVTGVTDQSAELSAKRLELLKEALPRAERMAVLYNADDQGMVLRYDNVAKAAHTLRVTVQQLGVREPNDFETAFAAMTKQRPDAMYLVTDALTLLNRKRVMEFAALHRIPAMYESSNLVQEGGLMSYGASLDDNYRRAATYVDRLFKGATPAGLPVERPSRYYLAVNLKTAKVLGLTLPQPFLLRADQVVE